In Deferribacter autotrophicus, the sequence TACTTATCAGATATTTTAGTTAAAAATGGCTATAAAGTCGTTCAAGCAAAAGATGGATTAAACGCTTTAGAAATTCTTGAAACAAGTAGGTTTCCTTATATTATTACTGACCTGGAAATGCCAAACGTTAATGGTTATGAATTAATTGATAAAATAAGAAATTCTTTACAGGACAATGAAGTTAGGATATTTGTCGTAACTTCAAGAGCCACTGAAAAACATAAAGATAAAGCATTAGAACTAGGTGCGAATGGCTTTATCATTAAACCATTTACAGAAGATTCCATACTAAAAGCTATAAAAGGTATAGATCATGAAAGCATTGATGTTTGAATGTGGAAAAATCGGTTTTTTAATTGATCTAAACAACTTATTGCATGTGTCAGACATTAATGACATACAAAGACAAGGAGAAGATGAAATATTAATATTTGATTTTAGTAAGTTCTTAGATGGAAATACTAAACCACAATATGTAATATTTTTGACCGATGAAAAAAGATATATTGGGGTGCTAGCTGACAAAATTTATGATATAATAAGTTATAATGAATTTAAACCTTTCGAAAAAAACAGTTTTGATGTAGAATTTATAAAAGGTGTTGTGGAATATAACCATAAATTGTTATATTTACTTAACGCTGAAAATTTGATAGAGGTTGCTTATGAAGAAAAAAATAATGCTAGTTGATGACAGTGTTACAATCCACAGAGTTATTGACCT encodes:
- a CDS encoding chemotaxis protein CheW, translated to MKALMFECGKIGFLIDLNNLLHVSDINDIQRQGEDEILIFDFSKFLDGNTKPQYVIFLTDEKRYIGVLADKIYDIISYNEFKPFEKNSFDVEFIKGVVEYNHKLLYLLNAENLIEVAYEEKNNAS